In a single window of the Blastopirellula retiformator genome:
- a CDS encoding GntR family transcriptional regulator — translation MASANEVQHGARRQKLVGDILLVLFEGKFAPGQRLRLEHLAEQFEVSVTPVREALVELAGIGVVELQPNRGAVLRPFGPRQVEEICQVRRILECEAARSVCGRIAPFELELLESQFAELDSAKRNKRWSQKTREQDTQLHELIADRCGSERLAYELGRYKVLIRTLRDARHMHRSTRDNYAEMNENAEHLEIVRAIQANDPDRAAKAMAYHIEKSIEVINADLFDPKQIAADRRESFLTNPTVSS, via the coding sequence GTGGCAAGCGCAAACGAAGTTCAGCATGGCGCCCGTCGACAGAAACTGGTGGGTGATATTCTGCTTGTGCTGTTTGAGGGGAAGTTCGCCCCCGGACAGCGTCTTCGTTTGGAACATCTGGCCGAGCAGTTTGAAGTCAGCGTCACTCCGGTTCGTGAAGCGCTGGTCGAATTGGCCGGCATCGGCGTCGTCGAGCTACAGCCGAATCGCGGCGCCGTGCTCCGTCCGTTTGGTCCGCGCCAGGTCGAAGAGATCTGCCAGGTTCGCCGTATCCTGGAATGCGAAGCGGCGCGCAGCGTCTGCGGGCGGATTGCGCCGTTCGAGTTGGAACTGCTCGAATCGCAGTTCGCCGAACTCGACTCGGCCAAACGCAACAAGCGCTGGTCGCAAAAAACGCGCGAGCAAGATACGCAGTTGCACGAATTGATCGCCGATCGCTGCGGCAGCGAACGCCTGGCGTATGAGCTTGGCCGCTATAAGGTGCTGATCCGCACGCTGCGCGATGCCCGCCATATGCATCGCTCGACGCGCGACAACTATGCCGAAATGAACGAGAACGCCGAACACCTGGAGATCGTCCGCGCCATCCAAGCGAACGATCCCGATCGCGCCGCCAAGGCGATGGCCTACCACATCGAGAAATCGATCGAGGTCATTAACGCCGACTTGTTCGATCCCAAACAGATTGCCGCTGATCGCCGCGAGTCCTTCCTAACCAATCCCACCGTTTCCTCCTGA
- a CDS encoding DUF1553 domain-containing protein, producing MKLPPIFFTTLIALPLLPSLLTAAKNESPVDFQQQIAPLLSQRCVSCHSPNIKKGELSLATPDDMLDSGFVLPGDVDGSYLLEVIVGHDEKPAAMPKDGEPLTEAEVALLKRWVEQGAAWPEGLVIREASKADKSWWSLQPIAQVDPPEVADAPDAWRKNPIDRFVWAKLAAANLKPNSHADRRTLIRRATFDLTGLPPTPAEVDAFVADDSPDAYPQLIDRLLASPRYGERWGRHWLDVIRFGESRGFERNQIITNLWPFRDYVIRSINEDKPFDQFIREHLAGDVIAPNTPNVEIGAAFLVAGPYDDVGNQDPVQAAQIRANTIDEMIRASSEAFLGLTVGCARCHDHKFDAISQKDYYGLYATFAGVKHGERAVATESERNERAARLKDLQTQQAELTRQRDDIENFSIARGEAKTEHYQQLWSRPAISRQSTEERFPPITAKMVRLVVEGQEKNPNANSGYRIDEFEIWTAEEKSQNVALSSTGATADGKSRQAGDFDGAYSPTLTIDGKFGARWLASGPELTITLSEPQSIDRILFSSDRPGAAADHGVANFVSEYRILVSTDGDAWTEVANSHDRQPVNEAHRRKRLLAAELTDDDHAQRAELGKQLAEVNKAISQVPPLPVWWVGSRIAANGPFHLFLGGSPERKGETVTPGSLSGLSETAPSYELPAEAAESERRLKLADWIVDSQNPLPQRVLANRIWQHHFGTGIVATPNDFGYMGSEPSHPELLDWLAQQLADNGWKLKPLHRQIMLSQAYQQSSKHRAAAAKVDGDARLLWRYPPRRLSAEEVRDVVLQISGQMNLKMGGPGFRLYQYLQDNVATYVPLDEHDASTYRRAVYHHNARAARTDLMTEFDSPDCAFSAPRRDETTTPLQALTMLNHDFTLDMAQFLAERLQKEAGDDPQAQVERAYALCYGRQPTEAETKACVALSAEHGLPALCRVLLNTSELIYLH from the coding sequence GTGAAACTCCCACCTATTTTCTTCACGACGCTGATTGCCCTGCCCCTCCTTCCCTCCCTCCTCACTGCTGCTAAAAACGAATCGCCTGTCGACTTTCAGCAGCAGATCGCCCCCCTCCTCTCGCAGCGCTGCGTCTCGTGCCACTCTCCCAACATCAAAAAGGGAGAACTCTCGCTGGCCACGCCCGACGATATGCTCGACAGCGGCTTCGTCCTTCCCGGCGACGTCGATGGCAGCTATCTGTTGGAAGTCATCGTTGGCCATGACGAGAAGCCCGCGGCAATGCCTAAAGATGGCGAACCGCTCACCGAAGCCGAAGTCGCTTTACTGAAACGCTGGGTCGAGCAAGGCGCCGCGTGGCCGGAAGGGCTCGTGATTCGCGAAGCCTCCAAGGCGGACAAGTCGTGGTGGTCGCTGCAACCGATCGCTCAGGTCGATCCGCCGGAAGTCGCCGACGCGCCCGACGCCTGGCGGAAAAACCCGATCGATCGTTTCGTCTGGGCGAAGCTGGCCGCCGCGAACCTAAAACCGAACTCCCACGCTGATCGCCGCACGCTGATTCGCCGGGCAACCTTCGATCTAACCGGCCTACCTCCGACGCCAGCGGAAGTCGACGCGTTTGTCGCTGATGATTCGCCCGACGCCTATCCACAGCTGATCGACCGTCTGCTCGCTTCGCCCCGCTATGGCGAACGTTGGGGTCGACATTGGCTCGACGTGATTCGCTTTGGCGAGAGTCGCGGCTTCGAGCGGAACCAGATCATCACCAACTTGTGGCCCTTTCGCGATTACGTCATTCGCTCGATCAACGAAGATAAGCCGTTCGATCAATTCATTCGCGAACACCTCGCTGGCGACGTGATCGCGCCCAACACGCCCAACGTTGAGATTGGCGCGGCGTTTCTGGTCGCCGGTCCGTACGACGACGTCGGCAATCAAGATCCGGTGCAGGCCGCTCAAATCCGGGCGAACACGATCGACGAGATGATTCGCGCTTCCAGCGAAGCGTTTCTCGGCCTGACCGTCGGCTGCGCCCGCTGTCACGATCACAAGTTTGATGCGATCTCGCAAAAAGATTATTACGGACTGTATGCGACCTTCGCCGGCGTCAAACATGGCGAGCGGGCCGTCGCCACCGAGTCCGAGCGGAACGAGCGAGCCGCACGGCTGAAAGACCTGCAAACGCAACAAGCCGAGTTAACCCGCCAGCGCGATGACATCGAGAATTTCTCCATTGCCCGCGGCGAAGCGAAGACAGAGCACTACCAGCAGCTTTGGTCGCGACCTGCGATCTCGCGTCAGTCGACCGAAGAACGCTTTCCGCCGATCACCGCCAAAATGGTACGCCTGGTCGTCGAAGGTCAGGAGAAAAACCCAAACGCTAACAGCGGCTATCGAATCGATGAGTTTGAAATCTGGACTGCCGAGGAAAAGTCTCAGAACGTCGCGCTCTCCTCGACTGGCGCCACCGCCGACGGCAAGTCGCGTCAAGCCGGCGACTTTGACGGCGCCTATAGCCCGACGCTCACCATCGATGGCAAGTTTGGCGCCCGCTGGCTCGCCTCTGGTCCCGAATTGACGATCACCCTGTCCGAGCCGCAATCGATCGATCGGATCCTGTTCTCCAGTGATCGCCCTGGCGCTGCGGCCGATCATGGAGTCGCCAACTTCGTCAGCGAGTACCGCATTCTCGTCTCGACCGATGGCGACGCCTGGACCGAAGTCGCCAACTCGCATGATCGCCAACCTGTCAACGAGGCCCATCGCCGCAAACGTCTACTGGCCGCCGAACTAACCGACGACGACCACGCCCAAAGGGCGGAACTTGGCAAGCAGTTGGCCGAAGTTAACAAGGCGATCAGCCAGGTTCCGCCGCTGCCGGTCTGGTGGGTTGGCTCACGCATCGCCGCCAATGGACCGTTTCATTTGTTCCTAGGAGGCAGCCCCGAGCGAAAAGGAGAGACGGTCACGCCAGGCAGTCTCTCCGGCCTCTCAGAAACGGCGCCATCATACGAACTTCCGGCCGAAGCCGCCGAGTCCGAGCGACGGCTGAAGCTGGCCGATTGGATCGTCGATTCGCAGAATCCGCTGCCGCAGCGAGTCTTGGCCAACCGCATCTGGCAACACCATTTTGGAACCGGCATCGTCGCCACCCCCAATGACTTTGGCTACATGGGTAGCGAGCCGTCGCATCCAGAGCTGCTCGATTGGCTCGCCCAACAGTTGGCCGACAATGGATGGAAGCTGAAACCGCTGCATCGGCAGATCATGCTCAGCCAGGCCTATCAGCAATCGAGCAAGCATCGCGCCGCTGCCGCCAAGGTCGACGGTGATGCCCGACTATTGTGGCGTTATCCGCCGCGGCGATTGTCGGCCGAAGAAGTCCGCGACGTCGTGCTGCAGATCTCCGGTCAGATGAACCTGAAAATGGGCGGACCGGGCTTTCGGCTCTACCAGTACTTGCAAGACAACGTGGCGACCTACGTGCCGCTCGACGAACATGACGCGTCGACCTATCGCCGCGCCGTCTATCATCACAACGCCCGAGCGGCCCGCACCGACCTGATGACCGAGTTCGATAGTCCTGACTGCGCCTTCTCGGCGCCTCGCCGGGATGAGACGACGACGCCGCTGCAGGCGCTGACGATGCTCAATCACGACTTCACCCTCGACATGGCGCAGTTTCTGGCCGAACGCCTGCAGAAAGAAGCGGGCGACGATCCACAGGCACAAGTCGAACGGGCCTACGCCCTTTGTTATGGCCGCCAGCCGACCGAAGCGGAAACCAAAGCCTGCGTGGCGCTCTCCGCCGAACATGGCCTGCCCGCGCTGTGCCGCGTGTTGCTGAACACTAGCGAACTGATCTACCTCCACTAG
- a CDS encoding sugar phosphate isomerase/epimerase family protein, which translates to MRECMEKLVDLEFSNVDLTISETSKHLKPSLVANDPEAALEVCRDTQRLNISNFRILIDAKKEEHYRQFEAICKLAKAVKVSSLTVPSGEFGTPFNEEVEHLRELVAIAAVEGIVVSMHTHVGCLSQDADTIKVLCDNVKGLGVTLDPSHFTCREDSPANYEKILGYVRHVYLRDSTKNQMQVRVGQGEIEFGKVISQLESVNYNRALTIHMPPLPEVDQMAEMRKMRLLMESLL; encoded by the coding sequence ATGCGTGAGTGCATGGAAAAGCTTGTCGATCTCGAATTCAGCAACGTCGACCTGACGATCAGTGAGACGAGCAAGCACCTGAAGCCGAGCCTGGTCGCGAATGATCCGGAAGCGGCGCTCGAAGTTTGCCGCGACACCCAGCGGCTGAATATCTCGAACTTTCGCATCCTGATCGACGCCAAAAAGGAAGAGCACTATCGCCAGTTCGAGGCGATCTGCAAGCTCGCCAAAGCGGTCAAGGTTTCGTCGCTGACCGTCCCGTCGGGCGAATTCGGTACCCCGTTCAATGAAGAGGTCGAGCATCTCCGCGAATTGGTCGCCATCGCAGCGGTCGAAGGAATCGTCGTCAGCATGCACACCCACGTCGGCTGCTTGTCGCAAGACGCCGATACGATCAAGGTGCTGTGTGACAACGTGAAGGGGCTCGGCGTGACGCTCGACCCCAGCCACTTCACCTGCCGCGAAGATAGCCCGGCCAACTACGAAAAGATCCTCGGATACGTCCGCCACGTCTACTTGCGCGACTCGACCAAGAACCAAATGCAGGTTCGCGTCGGCCAAGGCGAAATCGAATTCGGCAAAGTGATCTCGCAGCTCGAATCGGTCAACTACAACCGCGCCCTCACCATCCACATGCCCCCGCTGCCGGAAGTCGACCAAATGGCCGAGATGCGGAAAATGCGGTTGTTGATGGAAAGCTTGCTGTAA
- a CDS encoding DUF1501 domain-containing protein, translating to MSAYAELSRRGFLGNIVTGLSGVGMIDLLSRTSQASETKPQTPHFAPKAKRVLQIFCPGAASHMDLWDYKPSLEKMAGKPLPGEEDFLSFQGKNGNLMPSPWAFQESGECGKPITTMLPHLAQHADDIAFIHSMHSKTNTHGPGCVFMNTGHTSEGFPSAGAWLSHALGSANQNLPTYVAIPDVRGEPPNGKANWSNGFLPARHQAIVMSDQQPIRNLARPDRIAAAEDAASRALVAKLNREFAEQHAAETDLQARVAAYELAARMQLSAPEVSNLASETAATHQRYGTTDKNPLKAAYARNCLLSRRLLERGVRYVNLYCASRASGVDGLLNWDAHKTLKPDYERHCPILDQPTAALLTDLKQSGLLEDTLVLWTTEFGRMPTHQHGTTGRDHNPDGFTCWMMGAGVKGGVSYGATDEFGRRAEVDPTTVWDFYATVLHLLGIDHEKLTMYHNGLDRRLTDVHGHVIQEILA from the coding sequence ATGAGCGCCTACGCCGAACTTTCGCGACGCGGTTTCCTGGGGAATATCGTGACCGGGCTCTCCGGAGTCGGGATGATCGACTTGCTGTCGCGCACCTCGCAGGCCAGCGAAACGAAGCCGCAGACGCCGCACTTCGCCCCAAAGGCGAAGCGGGTGCTGCAGATATTCTGTCCTGGCGCTGCGTCGCACATGGACCTGTGGGACTACAAACCATCGCTAGAAAAGATGGCCGGCAAACCGCTCCCCGGCGAAGAAGACTTTCTCTCGTTCCAAGGGAAAAATGGCAACCTGATGCCGAGCCCGTGGGCCTTTCAAGAGAGTGGCGAGTGCGGCAAGCCGATCACGACGATGTTGCCGCATCTGGCGCAGCACGCCGACGACATCGCCTTCATCCATTCGATGCACAGCAAAACCAACACGCACGGCCCTGGCTGCGTCTTCATGAACACCGGACACACCAGCGAAGGATTCCCAAGCGCTGGCGCCTGGCTCAGCCACGCCCTGGGAAGTGCGAACCAGAACCTGCCGACCTACGTGGCGATTCCCGATGTCCGGGGCGAACCGCCCAACGGCAAGGCGAACTGGTCGAACGGCTTTTTGCCGGCTCGGCATCAGGCAATCGTCATGAGCGATCAACAGCCGATCCGCAACCTGGCCCGGCCCGACCGGATCGCGGCCGCGGAAGACGCCGCCTCGCGAGCGTTGGTCGCGAAGTTGAATCGCGAGTTCGCCGAGCAGCACGCCGCCGAGACCGACCTGCAGGCTCGCGTCGCCGCGTACGAACTAGCGGCTCGGATGCAATTGTCGGCGCCTGAGGTATCCAACCTGGCGAGCGAAACCGCCGCAACGCACCAGCGTTACGGCACAACCGACAAGAATCCGCTCAAAGCGGCCTATGCCCGCAATTGCTTGTTGTCGCGACGATTGCTGGAACGAGGCGTTCGCTACGTCAATTTGTATTGTGCGTCACGCGCCTCCGGCGTTGATGGCCTGTTGAACTGGGACGCTCACAAAACGCTGAAGCCTGATTACGAGCGGCATTGTCCGATTCTCGATCAGCCAACCGCGGCGCTGCTGACCGACTTGAAACAGTCGGGCCTGCTCGAAGATACGCTGGTCCTTTGGACGACCGAGTTCGGCCGGATGCCGACGCACCAGCACGGCACGACCGGACGGGATCACAATCCAGACGGCTTCACCTGCTGGATGATGGGCGCCGGGGTCAAAGGAGGCGTCAGCTACGGCGCGACCGACGAGTTCGGTCGCCGCGCCGAAGTCGATCCCACCACCGTCTGGGACTTCTACGCCACGGTGCTGCATCTGCTCGGCATTGATCACGAGAAGCTAACGATGTACCACAACGGGCTCGATCGCCGGTTGACCGATGTACATGGGCACGTGATCCAAGAAATCCTGGCGTAG